Within Sphingomonas piscis, the genomic segment CGGTCTTCTGAACCGATGCCGGAAATCTGCGGACGACCTTCTGCGCAAGCTTGCGCGGAGTCAGATATTTGTCCGACGACACCATTCGCGCCAACGCGTTGCGCAGGCTTCCGACCGGCGGCGCGATCGACATGTCATTGTCGTTGAGAATGACGACCAGCCGGTTGCCCGCGGCTTCGGCATTGTTCATTGCCTCATAGGCCATGCCGGCAGTCATGGCTCCGTCGCCGATGACGGCGATCGCATGGTGAGGGTCGCCGCTCAGCTTGTTGGCAATGGCGAAACCGAGCGCGGCGGAGATGCTGGTGGAGCTGTGCGCGGCGCCGAACGGGTCATATTCGCTTTCGCTGCGCTTGGTGAAGCCGGACAGGCCCCCGCCCTGGCGGAGGGTGCGGATGCGGTCGCGGCGGCCGGTGACGATCTTGTGCGGATAGGCTTGGTGCCCGACGTCCCAGATCAACTTGTCGTGGGGCGTGTCGAAAACATAGTGGAGGGCAACGGTCAGCTCCACGACGCCGAGGCCCGCTCCCAAGTGCCCGCCGGTCACCGAAACGGCGGAGATAACCTCCTGCCGGAGTTCATCGGAGAGTTGCGGCAGCTGCTCCTTGCCAAGCTTCCGAATGTCTTCTGGAGTCGCAACCTGATCCAGGAGCGGCGTTTGGGGACGATTGCTCATTAGTCAGGCACTTACGCTTTCGTTCCAAGCGTGTCACCAATGGGCGATGGTCCAGCGCATTTCTCACGAAATGCTCATGCGCCGCTCAGTTCGTCTCGCAGTCTCCACAGGTGCCGCGCACCTCGATAACGGGCCGCGGCGCGGTAAAGCCGGCGGACGCCGCCGCCTTGCGCACCCCGCCCGACAGGCTGTCGTCGTCGAGATGCACGGTCTGCCCGCAATTGTCGCAGATCAGGAAGATGCAGTCGTGCAGGCAGTCCGGATGGGCGTTCGCAACGTAGGCATTGGCACTCTCGACCCGGCGCGCGAGGTTGGAGCCGACGAAGAGGTCAAGGATCCGGTAGACGCTGTTGGCCGCGACCCGGCGCCCCTGGCTCTTCGAGACCGCCTCGGCAATGTCGTAAGCGCTGGCCGGTTTGTCGAACCCAGCAAGCGCCTCGAACACGGCGGAGCGCATGTCGGTCCATTGTTCGCCGCTGGAAATCAGCCGGTCGCGCGCCGCGTCGAGAAGCGACTCACCTTCATGGACATGATGTTCGTGGTTCATAACCTTGATTACGCCCGCGCCGCCGCAGCGGCAAGAATCGCCTTAGTCCGCGGCCAATCCGTTCAGCCGGTGGCCGAGGGCCAGAATCGTGACGCCAACCATCGTGTACAGCGCCTCCGTGCCGTTGTGCGGCATAGTAAGAGCACCGGCCATTACGCCGAGACCGAGACTGCCCACAGCGCTGGGCATCATGAAGCCGTGCGAATAGATGCCGCGCCCAAGTGCAACGGCGCCAAGCATCATGGCGATGCCGAGCCCTGCCTCATGGATCCAGTCGGCGCCGATCACGCTGCCGGCAGCCGAGAGCATGCCGAAGAAAACCGCCGTCGCCAGGCAGTGAACCAGGCACAATCCGGACAGTCCCATCGCCCATCGGTCAAGCCGCTGCGTGGAAGAAGACAAAAGCAACATTGCGGGTGACCATATAACGCCTCAGCACGGAAGTTACAATGTCACATGCCGTGATTTTGTTGCATTGGAGTCGAGCATTTCGCCCGTCTTGCGGCAAGTCTGGGTTGGGCCGATATGGCGCGCCATGACCGCTCTTGCCGCCGACGTGACCCAGCCTCGATCAACTTCAAAGCCGATGGCTTTGTCCAACCTGTTGTTTCTTGTTGCCGGGCTGGTGTTCCTGATGGTGGTGGTTGGCGGCATCACGCGCCTGACCGAAAGCGGGCTCAGCATCACCGAGTGGAAGCCCGTGTCTGGCGCCGTTCCGCCGCTCACCCATGCAGATTGGGTCAAGGCGTTCGAGCTTTATCAGGCGACGCCGGAATATCGTGAGA encodes:
- a CDS encoding Fur family transcriptional regulator, with protein sequence MNHEHHVHEGESLLDAARDRLISSGEQWTDMRSAVFEALAGFDKPASAYDIAEAVSKSQGRRVAANSVYRILDLFVGSNLARRVESANAYVANAHPDCLHDCIFLICDNCGQTVHLDDDSLSGGVRKAAASAGFTAPRPVIEVRGTCGDCETN
- a CDS encoding MerC domain-containing protein encodes the protein MLLLSSSTQRLDRWAMGLSGLCLVHCLATAVFFGMLSAAGSVIGADWIHEAGLGIAMMLGAVALGRGIYSHGFMMPSAVGSLGLGVMAGALTMPHNGTEALYTMVGVTILALGHRLNGLAAD